The following coding sequences are from one Delphinus delphis chromosome 17, mDelDel1.2, whole genome shotgun sequence window:
- the RIDA gene encoding 2-iminobutanoate/2-iminopropanoate deaminase has protein sequence MSALIRKVISTAKAPAALGPYSQAVLVDRTIYISGQLGMNPASGQLVPGGVAEEAKQALTNMGEILKAAGCDFTNVVKTTVLLADINDFNTVNDIYKQYFQSNFPARAAYQVAALPKGGRVEIEAVAVQGPLVTASL, from the exons ATGTCGGCTTTGATCAGAAAGGTGATCAGCACCGCGAAAGCGCCAGCGGCCCTTGGTCCCTACAG TCAGGCTGTGTTAGTCGACAGGACCATTTACATTTCAGGACAGCTAGGCATGAATCCTGCAAGTGGACAGCTTGTGCCAGGAGGGGTGGCAGAAGAGGCTAAACAA GCTCTTACAAACATGGGTGAAATTCTGAAAGCAGCAGGCTGTGACTTCACAAATG TGGTAAAAACAACGGTTTTGCTGGCTGACATAAACGACTTCAATACTGTCAATGACATCTACAAACAAT atttccaGAGTAATTTTCCTGCAAGAGCTGCCTACCAGGTTGCTGCTTTGCCCAAA GGAGGCCGTGTTGAGATTGAAGCAGTAGCTGTCCAAGGACCTCTCGTGACAGCATCGCTCTAA